A stretch of Janibacter endophyticus DNA encodes these proteins:
- a CDS encoding UDP-N-acetylmuramate dehydrogenase — protein sequence MRTEHQAPIAPLTTMRVGGPAATLVTAETTDEVVAAVREADAEGRDLLVVSGGSNLVVSDDGFDGTVLRIAARGVSVDSQDACSGAFVTVAAGEPWDDLVARSVAEGWSGIEALSGIPGLTGATPVQNVGAYGQEVAQTIARVRVYDRAKGEIRTFAGGDCQFTYRHSRFKGTDRYVVLEVSFQLVLGDLSAPVAYADLARQLGAGLGERVPLADAREAVLAQRRLRGMVLDESDHDTWSCGSFFTNPILSAGDFEALLGRAAERLGADGPTPPRFEGSDGTVKTSAAWLIAKAGFGKGYKMPGPAALSTKHTLAITNRGSATAADVAALAREVRDGVQDAFGVTLVNEPVFVGHSL from the coding sequence ATGCGCACCGAGCACCAGGCGCCGATCGCGCCGCTCACGACCATGCGCGTCGGTGGTCCCGCAGCGACGCTCGTGACCGCCGAGACGACCGACGAGGTCGTCGCCGCGGTCCGTGAGGCCGACGCCGAGGGGCGTGACCTCCTCGTCGTCTCCGGGGGCTCCAACCTCGTCGTCTCCGACGACGGCTTCGACGGGACCGTGCTGCGCATCGCCGCCCGGGGGGTGAGCGTCGACTCGCAGGACGCCTGCTCGGGGGCCTTCGTCACGGTCGCGGCCGGCGAGCCGTGGGACGACCTCGTCGCCCGGTCGGTCGCCGAGGGCTGGTCCGGCATCGAGGCGCTGAGCGGCATCCCCGGCCTCACCGGTGCCACGCCGGTCCAGAACGTCGGCGCCTACGGCCAGGAGGTCGCCCAGACCATCGCCCGGGTCCGCGTCTACGACCGGGCGAAGGGGGAGATCCGCACCTTCGCCGGTGGCGACTGCCAGTTCACCTACCGGCACTCGCGGTTCAAGGGCACCGACCGTTACGTCGTGCTCGAGGTCTCTTTCCAGCTCGTCCTCGGCGACCTCAGCGCGCCTGTCGCCTACGCCGACCTCGCCCGCCAGCTCGGTGCCGGGCTGGGGGAGCGGGTCCCGCTCGCCGACGCGCGGGAGGCCGTCCTCGCCCAGCGGCGCCTGCGCGGGATGGTCCTCGACGAGAGCGACCACGACACGTGGAGCTGCGGGTCCTTCTTCACCAACCCGATCCTGTCCGCCGGAGACTTCGAGGCGCTGCTCGGCCGCGCGGCCGAGCGGCTCGGTGCCGACGGCCCGACCCCGCCACGTTTCGAGGGTTCGGACGGCACGGTCAAGACGAGCGCCGCGTGGCTCATCGCCAAGGCGGGCTTCGGCAAGGGGTACAAGATGCCCGGCCCGGCGGCCCTCTCGACGAAGCACACCCTCGCCATCACCAACCGTGGCTCGGCCACGGCGGCGGACGTCGCCGCGCTGGCCCGCGAGGTCCGCGACGGGGTCCAGGACGCCTTCGGCGTCACCCTGGTCAACGAGCCGGTCTTCGTCGGCCACAGTCTCTGA
- a CDS encoding adenosine deaminase has translation MTGRDLARLPKAHLHLHFTGSMRVETVREMAAAHGIRLPRALDESSYPPRLSAADERGWFRFQRLYDAARHCVRGEADMRRIIREAAIDDGAEGSRWLEIQVDPTSYAPYVGGITPAIEIVLDEARAVSASAAETGAAQVGVIVAASRIRHPLEARTLARLASQHAGEGPGAVIGFGLSNDERRGETEDFAPAFRIAERAGLLLAPHAGELLGPTAVETTLAALAPQRLGHGVRSVEDPRVLDQVVEAGVGLEVCPGSNVSLGVYGDATEVPLRRLVDSGAQIALGADDPLLFGSRLVDQYVSARADHGLDDAEIAELARNSIRMSRAPGGVREQSLADIDSWLADDRSSSL, from the coding sequence CTGACCGGGCGCGACCTGGCGCGCCTGCCCAAGGCGCACCTGCACCTGCACTTCACCGGCTCGATGCGGGTGGAGACCGTGCGCGAGATGGCTGCCGCCCACGGCATCCGGCTCCCCCGCGCCCTCGACGAGTCGTCCTACCCGCCGCGGCTCTCCGCGGCGGACGAGCGCGGCTGGTTCCGCTTCCAGCGGCTCTACGACGCGGCGCGGCACTGCGTGCGCGGCGAGGCCGACATGCGGCGGATCATCCGGGAGGCGGCGATCGACGACGGCGCCGAGGGCTCGCGCTGGCTGGAGATCCAGGTCGACCCGACCTCCTACGCCCCCTACGTCGGCGGGATCACCCCCGCGATCGAGATCGTGCTCGACGAGGCCCGGGCCGTCTCCGCGTCCGCGGCGGAGACCGGCGCCGCCCAGGTCGGCGTCATCGTCGCCGCGAGCCGGATCCGGCACCCCCTCGAGGCGAGGACCCTGGCCCGGCTGGCGTCGCAGCACGCGGGCGAGGGGCCGGGTGCCGTCATCGGCTTCGGCCTGTCCAACGACGAGCGAAGGGGTGAGACCGAGGACTTCGCGCCGGCCTTCCGTATCGCGGAGCGGGCGGGGCTGCTCCTCGCGCCGCACGCCGGCGAGCTGCTCGGCCCGACTGCGGTGGAGACGACGCTCGCGGCGCTCGCCCCGCAGCGTCTCGGCCACGGGGTGCGCTCCGTCGAGGACCCCCGGGTGCTCGACCAGGTCGTCGAGGCCGGGGTGGGTCTCGAGGTCTGCCCGGGCAGCAACGTCTCGCTCGGGGTCTACGGCGACGCCACGGAGGTGCCGCTGCGCCGGCTCGTCGACTCCGGCGCGCAGATCGCGCTCGGCGCCGACGACCCCCTGCTCTTCGGCAGCCGGCTCGTCGACCAGTACGTCTCGGCCCGGGCGGACCACGGGCTCGACGACGCGGAGATCGCGGAGCTCGCGCGCAACTCGATCAGGATGAGCCGTGCTCCGGGAGGCGTCCGCGAGCAGTCCCTGGCCGACATCGACTCCTGGTTGGCTGACGACCGGTCGTCGAGCCTCTGA
- a CDS encoding DUF5709 domain-containing protein → MSERNENLDSDLTSYSLDDEDQLQPEDTLVDDQGEDALDAGYSPADSARGSMAHGVTAHEQTLEESIDERIKQEIPDPHSAYGAPDNESGLDRPRVGGDDPDAIDAEDDWLGDSEVGDQRAGRLVAPDEGSHEDTDAEAWGRDVGVDGGAASAEEAAMHIIDTDEDRS, encoded by the coding sequence ATGAGCGAGCGCAACGAGAACCTCGACAGCGACCTCACCAGCTACAGCCTCGACGACGAGGACCAGCTCCAGCCGGAGGACACCCTCGTCGACGACCAGGGCGAGGACGCGCTCGACGCCGGGTACTCCCCCGCCGACAGCGCCCGCGGGTCGATGGCGCACGGCGTCACGGCACACGAGCAGACGCTCGAGGAGTCCATCGACGAGCGGATCAAGCAGGAGATACCGGACCCGCACAGCGCCTACGGTGCGCCCGACAACGAGTCGGGCCTGGACCGGCCGCGGGTGGGCGGGGACGACCCGGACGCCATCGACGCGGAGGACGACTGGCTCGGCGACTCCGAGGTCGGCGACCAGCGCGCCGGTCGGCTCGTCGCCCCCGACGAGGGCAGCCACGAGGACACCGACGCCGAGGCCTGGGGCCGTGACGTCGGCGTCGACGGCGGCGCAGCCTCCGCCGAGGAGGCCGCGATGCACATCATCGACACCGACGAGGACCGCAGCTGA
- a CDS encoding aminotransferase produces MTEQSSHRPLSALSAEELDAFAATQREAYEQVRTKGLSLDVTRGKPSAAQLDLADGMLGLPSTTKDRSGTDVRNYGGLAGLVEIREIFAELLGVDLDQIVAGNNSSLTLMREVLVDLLLFGGIDSPRPWKDEDKVTFICPVPGYDRHFGLLAELGIEMVTVPMREDGPDVEAVAALAKDDPSVKGMWLVPTYANPTGATTTQEVAAALTSMPTAAPDFKIFWDNAYAVHHLTEDETKSADVLSLASAAGNPHRAIMFASTSKISYAGAGVAFLATSVEQVTWYLDHLGMGSIGPDKVNHLRHAEFFQDADGVRAHMRKHAEIIAPKFAELDRVLTERLAGYEVATWNSPTGGYFVNLDVLPGTASRVVALAKEVGLSLTPAGASFPHGQDPKDENIRLAPTMPPLAEVTEAMEVVATCVLLAAAEKLQDQGA; encoded by the coding sequence GTGACCGAGCAGAGCAGCCACCGCCCCCTGTCCGCCCTCTCCGCCGAGGAGCTCGACGCCTTCGCCGCGACGCAGCGCGAGGCCTACGAGCAGGTGCGGACCAAGGGTCTCTCCCTCGACGTGACCCGAGGCAAGCCGAGCGCCGCCCAGCTCGACCTCGCCGACGGGATGCTCGGCCTCCCGAGCACGACGAAGGACCGCTCCGGCACCGACGTGCGCAACTACGGCGGGCTCGCCGGGCTCGTCGAGATCCGCGAGATCTTCGCCGAGCTCCTCGGCGTCGACCTCGACCAGATCGTCGCCGGCAACAACTCCTCGCTGACCCTCATGCGCGAGGTCCTCGTCGACCTGCTCCTCTTCGGCGGCATCGACTCCCCGCGGCCGTGGAAGGACGAGGACAAGGTCACCTTCATCTGCCCCGTGCCCGGCTACGACCGCCACTTCGGGCTGCTCGCCGAGCTCGGCATCGAGATGGTCACCGTGCCCATGCGGGAGGACGGACCGGACGTCGAGGCCGTCGCCGCCCTCGCGAAGGACGACCCGAGCGTCAAGGGCATGTGGCTCGTGCCGACCTACGCCAACCCGACCGGCGCGACGACCACCCAGGAGGTCGCCGCCGCGCTCACCTCGATGCCGACCGCGGCACCGGACTTCAAGATCTTCTGGGACAACGCCTACGCGGTGCACCACCTCACCGAGGACGAGACCAAGAGCGCCGACGTCCTCAGCCTCGCGAGCGCGGCCGGCAACCCGCACCGGGCGATCATGTTCGCCTCCACGAGCAAGATCAGCTACGCCGGCGCCGGCGTCGCCTTCCTCGCGACCTCGGTCGAGCAGGTGACGTGGTACCTCGACCATCTCGGGATGGGCTCGATCGGCCCGGACAAGGTCAACCACCTGCGTCACGCCGAGTTCTTCCAGGACGCTGACGGGGTGCGCGCCCACATGCGCAAGCACGCCGAGATCATCGCCCCGAAGTTCGCCGAGCTCGACCGGGTGCTCACCGAGCGGCTCGCCGGCTACGAGGTCGCGACGTGGAACTCCCCCACCGGCGGCTACTTCGTCAACCTCGACGTCCTGCCCGGCACCGCGAGCCGTGTCGTGGCCCTCGCCAAGGAGGTCGGCCTCTCGCTGACCCCCGCCGGCGCGTCCTTCCCGCACGGGCAGGACCCGAAGGACGAGAACATCCGCCTCGCCCCGACGATGCCGCCGCTCGCCGAGGTCACCGAGGCGATGGAGGTCGTCGCGACCTGCGTCCTCCTCGCCGCGGCCGAGAAGCTGCAGGACCAGGGCGCCTGA
- the secE gene encoding preprotein translocase subunit SecE, giving the protein MTELGTQPSRARRPEPQGGNPVSRFVRSIVLFVTQVLDELRKVVRPTRSELLNYTIVVIVFVTVMMLFVAGLDFVFTKLVLWVFGG; this is encoded by the coding sequence GTGACCGAGCTCGGTACGCAGCCGTCCAGGGCTCGCCGTCCGGAGCCCCAGGGCGGCAACCCGGTCTCCCGGTTCGTCCGGTCGATCGTCCTCTTCGTCACGCAGGTGCTCGACGAGCTCCGCAAGGTGGTGCGCCCGACCCGGTCGGAGCTGCTCAACTACACGATCGTCGTCATCGTCTTCGTCACGGTGATGATGCTCTTCGTGGCTGGGCTCGACTTCGTCTTCACCAAGCTCGTGCTGTGGGTGTTCGGCGGCTGA
- the nusG gene encoding transcription termination/antitermination protein NusG: MSDQPTNPFAVADDELTPAQAEAAASGVATPDLPTAEEVDAERALAESEAADEAEVADEASTSDDDVATEDVEVEVSDETAAPTEDADGDLLPEEQADPVQAFKDELASKYGDWYVIHSYAGYENRVKHNLETRIANLNMEDYIFEVAVTIDEVTEIKSGQKKTRKQPRMPGYVLVRMDLTDESWGAVRHTPGVTGFVGNAHDPVPLSLDEVYTMLKPADLEKSAAAAASGSAPAQGGVSGAAIDLDFEVGESVTVTDGPFETMPATISEIIPETQKLKVFVSIFGRETPVELSYSQVAKI; encoded by the coding sequence ATGTCCGACCAGCCGACCAACCCCTTCGCCGTCGCCGACGACGAGCTGACGCCTGCCCAGGCCGAGGCTGCCGCGAGCGGCGTCGCGACCCCTGACCTGCCGACCGCCGAGGAGGTCGACGCCGAGCGCGCGCTCGCCGAGTCCGAGGCTGCCGACGAGGCTGAGGTCGCCGACGAGGCGTCCACCTCCGACGACGACGTCGCGACCGAGGACGTCGAGGTCGAGGTGAGCGACGAGACCGCCGCCCCCACCGAGGACGCCGACGGCGACCTTCTGCCCGAGGAGCAGGCCGACCCGGTCCAGGCCTTCAAGGACGAGCTCGCGAGCAAGTACGGCGACTGGTACGTCATCCACAGCTACGCCGGCTACGAGAACCGCGTCAAGCACAACCTCGAGACGCGCATCGCGAACCTCAACATGGAGGACTACATCTTCGAGGTGGCCGTCACCATCGACGAGGTCACCGAGATCAAGTCCGGCCAGAAGAAGACCCGCAAGCAGCCGCGGATGCCCGGCTACGTCCTCGTCCGCATGGACCTCACGGACGAGTCCTGGGGCGCCGTCCGGCACACGCCGGGCGTCACCGGCTTCGTCGGCAACGCGCACGACCCGGTGCCGCTGAGCCTCGACGAGGTCTACACCATGCTCAAGCCCGCCGACCTCGAGAAGTCCGCCGCAGCGGCCGCCTCCGGCTCGGCCCCCGCGCAGGGCGGCGTTTCGGGTGCCGCGATCGACCTCGACTTCGAGGTCGGCGAGTCGGTCACCGTCACGGACGGCCCCTTCGAGACCATGCCCGCGACGATCTCCGAGATCATCCCGGAGACCCAGAAGCTCAAGGTCTTCGTCTCCATCTTCGGCCGGGAGACCCCGGTCGAGCTGTCCTACTCTCAGGTCGCCAAGATCTGA
- the rplK gene encoding 50S ribosomal protein L11: MPPKKKVSGFIKLQIQAGQATPAPPVGPALGQHGVNIMEFVKAYNDATADKRGNVIPVEITVYEDRSFTFITKTPPAAELIKKAAGVQKGSGEPHKTKVAKLSKDQLREIAEMKMPDLNANDVDAAMKIIAGTARQMGIDTEL, from the coding sequence ATGCCTCCCAAGAAGAAGGTCTCCGGCTTCATCAAGCTGCAGATCCAGGCCGGTCAGGCCACCCCCGCGCCGCCCGTCGGCCCCGCGCTGGGTCAGCACGGTGTCAACATCATGGAGTTCGTCAAGGCGTACAACGACGCCACGGCGGACAAGCGCGGCAACGTCATCCCGGTCGAGATCACGGTCTACGAGGACCGCTCGTTCACCTTCATCACGAAGACCCCGCCGGCTGCCGAGCTCATCAAGAAGGCCGCTGGTGTGCAGAAGGGCTCTGGCGAGCCGCACAAGACCAAGGTCGCCAAGCTGAGCAAGGACCAGCTCCGTGAGATCGCGGAGATGAAGATGCCCGACCTCAACGCCAACGACGTCGACGCCGCGATGAAGATCATCGCCGGTACCGCGCGTCAGATGGGCATCGACACCGAGCTCTGA
- the rplA gene encoding 50S ribosomal protein L1 codes for MKRSKNYRSAAEGIDRDALYAPLEAVRLAKQGAKAKYDETVEVVFRLGIDPRKADQMVRGTVNLPNGTGKTARVLVFANGEKAEAAKAAGADYVGSDDMLEKVQGGWMDFDAVVATPDLMGKVGRLGKVLGPRGLMPNPKTGTVTMDTAKAVTDIKGGKIEFRNDKHANLHFIIGKVSFDEKALVENYAAALEEINRLKPSASKGRYITKAVLSTTMGPGIPLDSTRTKDLLEESAPVAADEVSEG; via the coding sequence ATGAAGCGCAGCAAGAACTACCGCTCCGCCGCCGAGGGCATCGACCGCGACGCCCTCTACGCCCCGCTCGAGGCCGTCCGCCTCGCCAAGCAGGGCGCGAAGGCCAAGTACGACGAGACCGTCGAGGTCGTCTTCCGTCTCGGCATCGACCCGCGCAAGGCGGACCAGATGGTCCGTGGCACGGTCAACCTGCCGAACGGCACGGGCAAGACCGCGCGCGTCCTCGTCTTCGCCAACGGCGAGAAGGCCGAGGCCGCCAAGGCCGCCGGTGCCGACTACGTCGGCTCCGACGACATGCTCGAGAAGGTCCAGGGCGGCTGGATGGACTTCGACGCCGTCGTCGCCACCCCGGACCTCATGGGCAAGGTCGGTCGCCTTGGCAAGGTCCTCGGTCCGCGTGGTCTCATGCCGAACCCGAAGACGGGCACCGTCACGATGGACACGGCCAAGGCCGTCACGGACATCAAGGGTGGCAAGATCGAGTTCCGCAACGACAAGCACGCCAACCTCCACTTCATCATCGGCAAGGTCTCGTTCGACGAGAAGGCGCTCGTGGAGAACTACGCGGCCGCGCTTGAGGAGATCAACCGTCTCAAGCCGTCGGCGAGCAAGGGCCGCTACATCACCAAGGCCGTGCTGAGCACGACCATGGGCCCGGGCATCCCGCTCGACTCGACCCGCACGAAGGACCTCCTTGAGGAGTCCGCCCCCGTGGCGGCCGACGAGGTCTCCGAGGGCTGA
- the rplJ gene encoding 50S ribosomal protein L10: MANAQKSAAIAELAEKFRGSSAAVLTEYRGLTVAQLAELRTNLRGNATYSVVKNTLTELAAKEAGVESAFDGQLVGPNAIAFVEGDPVEAAKALRNFAKDNPLLVIKGGVLDGNPLTAEEIEKLAKLESREVLLAKLAGAMKAQLTQAAYLFNAPLSQTARVIDALRAKVEEQGDNAPAAEAEEAPAEAPAAEATETVAEGGDES; this comes from the coding sequence ATGGCGAACGCTCAGAAGTCTGCCGCCATCGCCGAGCTCGCGGAGAAGTTCCGTGGCTCCAGCGCGGCCGTTCTCACGGAGTATCGCGGTCTGACCGTGGCACAGCTCGCCGAGCTGCGCACCAACCTCCGTGGCAACGCCACCTACTCCGTGGTGAAGAACACGCTGACCGAGCTTGCCGCGAAGGAGGCGGGCGTCGAGTCCGCCTTCGACGGCCAGCTCGTCGGGCCGAACGCCATCGCCTTCGTCGAGGGCGACCCGGTCGAGGCCGCGAAGGCTCTGCGCAACTTCGCCAAGGACAACCCGCTCCTCGTCATCAAGGGCGGTGTGCTTGACGGCAACCCCCTGACGGCCGAGGAGATCGAGAAGCTCGCGAAGCTCGAGTCGCGCGAGGTTCTCCTGGCCAAGCTGGCTGGGGCCATGAAGGCCCAGCTCACCCAGGCTGCCTACCTCTTCAACGCGCCGCTGTCGCAGACCGCCCGGGTCATCGACGCGCTGCGCGCCAAGGTCGAGGAGCAGGGCGACAACGCCCCCGCTGCCGAGGCCGAGGAGGCCCCCGCCGAGGCGCCCGCCGCCGAGGCCACCGAGACCGTCGCCGAGGGTGGCGACGAGAGCTGA
- the rplL gene encoding 50S ribosomal protein L7/L12, whose product MAKLSTDELLEAFKEMTLIELSEFVKQFEETFEVTAAAPVAVAGAAPAAAGGDAGGAAEEQDEFDVVLTAAGDKKIQVIKEVRALTSLGLKEAKDLVDGAPKPVLEKVDKAAAEKAKEALEGAGATVELK is encoded by the coding sequence ATGGCGAAGCTCAGCACCGACGAGCTCCTTGAGGCCTTCAAGGAGATGACCCTCATCGAGCTCTCCGAGTTCGTGAAGCAGTTCGAGGAGACCTTCGAGGTCACCGCCGCCGCCCCCGTCGCCGTCGCGGGTGCCGCCCCGGCCGCTGCCGGTGGCGACGCCGGTGGTGCTGCCGAGGAGCAGGACGAGTTCGACGTCGTCCTCACCGCCGCTGGCGACAAGAAGATCCAGGTCATCAAGGAGGTCCGCGCGCTCACGAGCCTCGGCCTCAAGGAGGCCAAGGACCTCGTCGACGGCGCCCCGAAGCCCGTCCTCGAGAAGGTCGACAAGGCTGCCGCGGAGAAGGCCAAGGAGGCCCTCGAGGGCGCCGGCGCCACCGTCGAGCTCAAGTGA
- a CDS encoding FtsX-like permease family protein → MPNLLLSVVTCLQLDKTDEASGTTHFRGMTRPGAASEVAAVLPGVIGRPHHGDVTSAAVPDASLVAAAVAEQVVTSARYVSMTALALGLLMLAVVMNTMVVERMSSYSLKKSLGASRWQIVAEVLVHGSLFGLVGGIAGLLVGVTVLGGVAQLRGSRRGSRPCSPRSRWDVCSPVVWPASGRPGGRPRPTRSTSFGVRPAYAGDAGVRAPRGRGRGCPR, encoded by the coding sequence ATGCCCAACCTGCTGCTCTCCGTCGTCACGTGCTTGCAGCTCGACAAGACGGACGAGGCAAGCGGGACCACGCACTTCCGGGGGATGACTCGTCCGGGTGCGGCCTCCGAGGTCGCTGCGGTGCTGCCCGGCGTCATCGGTCGACCACATCATGGCGATGTCACCAGCGCGGCCGTGCCGGACGCCTCGCTCGTCGCGGCAGCGGTTGCCGAGCAGGTGGTGACGAGCGCGCGCTACGTCTCGATGACCGCCCTGGCGCTCGGCCTGCTCATGCTCGCGGTGGTCATGAACACGATGGTCGTCGAGCGGATGTCTAGCTACTCGCTGAAGAAGTCCCTGGGTGCCTCCCGGTGGCAGATCGTGGCCGAGGTGCTCGTGCACGGCTCGCTCTTCGGGCTCGTGGGCGGCATCGCGGGTCTGCTCGTGGGTGTGACGGTGCTCGGTGGCGTCGCGCAGCTGCGGGGGTCCCGGCGGGGCTCCCGCCCGTGCTCGCCGCGCTCCCGGTGGGATGTCTGCTCGCCGGTGGTGTGGCCGGCCTCTGGCCGGCCTGGCGGGCGGCCTCGGCCGACCCGATCAACTTCCTTCGGGGTTAGGCCGGCCTACGCCGGTGACGCAGGGGTCAGAGCACCCCGCGGTAGGGGGCGAGGATGCCCTCGGTGA
- a CDS encoding phospholipase D-like domain-containing protein translates to MTRRFSPRRTARRAAAVTLAAQAATVAGLLVFDSRRKRDKPDVRLPRVESHDLAVQGGDLRIYTTGEPLFEDMLADIEAAQTRIFFESYIWKGDDTGVAFRDALVRAHERGVEVFVAFDEFANLVVPRAFFRSLPDGIHVKRHPLIGRFPWLTPRQVGRNHRKLLIVDEGAPTAAAYLGGYNIGSLYADRWRDTHARVSGEMVVELANAFVDYWNNAPGATTPHLHQPAARTWSTTMRVHRNSPVDSVYPIRNMYLEAIDRSEHHVYLTAAYFIPDGVLTRALVEAVHRGVDVQIIVPHFSNHIVADWLSRASYAELLKGGVRILRYENAMVHAKTATIDGRWTTLGTANLDRLSLAGNYEINLEILDADIARQMEEIFRVDAQNCTELTLEEWTDRPLIARVTEGILAPYRGVL, encoded by the coding sequence ATGACGCGCCGCTTCTCGCCCCGCCGCACCGCGCGCCGGGCCGCGGCCGTGACGCTCGCCGCCCAGGCCGCGACCGTCGCCGGTCTGCTGGTCTTCGACTCGCGGCGCAAGCGCGACAAGCCCGACGTCCGGCTCCCACGGGTCGAGTCGCACGACCTCGCCGTCCAGGGGGGCGACCTGCGGATCTACACCACGGGCGAGCCGCTCTTCGAGGACATGCTTGCCGACATCGAGGCGGCCCAGACCCGGATCTTCTTCGAGTCCTACATCTGGAAGGGCGACGACACCGGCGTCGCCTTCCGGGACGCCCTCGTGCGGGCTCACGAGCGCGGCGTCGAGGTCTTCGTCGCCTTCGACGAGTTCGCCAACCTCGTCGTCCCGCGTGCCTTCTTCCGCAGCCTGCCCGACGGCATCCACGTCAAGCGGCACCCGCTCATCGGGCGGTTTCCCTGGCTCACCCCCCGGCAGGTCGGCCGCAACCACCGCAAGCTGCTCATCGTCGACGAGGGCGCCCCGACGGCAGCCGCCTACCTCGGCGGGTACAACATCGGCAGCCTCTACGCCGACCGGTGGCGCGACACCCACGCCCGGGTCTCGGGCGAGATGGTCGTCGAGCTGGCCAACGCCTTCGTCGACTACTGGAACAACGCCCCCGGCGCCACGACCCCGCACCTGCACCAGCCGGCGGCGCGCACGTGGTCGACGACGATGCGGGTGCACCGCAACTCCCCCGTCGACTCCGTCTACCCGATCCGCAACATGTACCTCGAGGCGATCGACCGGTCCGAGCACCACGTCTATCTCACCGCCGCATACTTCATCCCCGACGGCGTCCTGACCCGTGCGCTCGTCGAGGCGGTCCACCGGGGCGTCGACGTGCAGATCATCGTCCCGCACTTCAGCAACCACATCGTCGCGGACTGGCTGAGCCGGGCGAGCTACGCCGAGCTGCTCAAGGGCGGCGTGCGGATCCTGCGGTACGAGAACGCCATGGTCCACGCCAAGACGGCGACGATCGACGGGCGCTGGACCACGCTGGGCACGGCCAACCTCGACCGGCTCAGCCTCGCCGGCAACTACGAGATCAACCTCGAGATCCTCGACGCCGACATCGCCCGGCAGATGGAGGAGATCTTCCGGGTCGACGCGCAGAACTGCACCGAGCTCACCCTCGAGGAGTGGACCGACCGGCCCCTCATCGCCCGCGTCACCGAGGGCATCCTCGCCCCCTACCGCGGGGTGCTCTGA